A region of Chitinophaga horti DNA encodes the following proteins:
- a CDS encoding TIGR00730 family Rossman fold protein, which translates to MKRITVFCASSPGFKEVYMQAARSVGHTLASRGTGLVYGGAKVGLMGAVADGALEAGGEVIGVIPDFLRSKEIAHTGLTELIIVESMHARKTKMNDLCDGVIALPGGFGTLEELFEILTWGQLGLHQKPIGLLNTAGFYDHLIGLLDHMTTEGLLKAANRDMLLVSENVEELLSLMSAYVPPVTGKWISRDEV; encoded by the coding sequence ATGAAAAGGATCACTGTGTTTTGCGCGTCCAGCCCGGGTTTTAAGGAAGTATATATGCAAGCTGCCCGTTCCGTAGGACATACATTGGCATCACGTGGCACAGGCCTTGTGTACGGCGGCGCAAAGGTAGGACTGATGGGTGCCGTAGCCGATGGTGCCCTGGAAGCAGGAGGGGAGGTGATCGGCGTAATCCCCGATTTTTTGCGCAGCAAAGAGATTGCTCATACCGGTTTAACAGAGCTGATCATCGTTGAAAGTATGCATGCACGAAAAACAAAAATGAACGATCTGTGTGACGGAGTGATCGCATTACCTGGTGGTTTTGGTACACTCGAAGAGTTGTTCGAGATATTAACCTGGGGGCAACTCGGCCTGCATCAAAAGCCCATCGGCCTGTTGAATACCGCTGGTTTCTACGATCATCTTATTGGTTTGTTAGATCATATGACTACGGAAGGATTGTTGAAAGCAGCCAATCGCGATATGTTATTAGTGAGTGAAAATGTGGAGGAGCTGTTAAGCCTGATGTCGGCCTACGTGCCGCCTGTTACGGGCAAATGGATTAGTCGTGACGAGGTGTGA
- a CDS encoding helix-turn-helix domain-containing protein — MEIVTYIPSEELSPYIRDYKIIESRQGTTNKVLPNTSATLAFCFSGNISYLHGATLDFATFSGIQKTTRLIQYEAGTAAIIVTFREISLPAFFKMPVFELCGKSVSLDQLFAPSALCILREQMLESASNTGRIAILERFLLATLHEQSADEMVVAAIDKINRTKGNIRIKELIKEMYISQDAFEKRFRKATGASPKQFAHIVKMKSAISLYTAVPSLLDLAFEHGYYDQPHFNRDFKRFTGQTPTDFFRASSYW; from the coding sequence GTAACCTACATACCGAGTGAGGAATTAAGCCCCTACATCAGGGACTACAAAATCATTGAAAGCCGGCAGGGGACCACCAACAAAGTACTACCCAACACCTCCGCGACACTCGCATTTTGTTTCAGTGGCAACATTTCTTACCTGCATGGGGCCACACTGGATTTCGCTACTTTTTCAGGTATTCAAAAAACGACAAGGCTGATCCAATATGAAGCTGGCACCGCTGCTATCATCGTTACTTTCAGGGAGATCAGTTTACCTGCCTTTTTCAAAATGCCCGTTTTCGAACTTTGTGGAAAAAGTGTTTCGCTGGATCAATTGTTCGCTCCATCAGCGCTTTGCATCCTCCGGGAACAAATGCTGGAAAGCGCTTCCAATACCGGAAGAATCGCTATCCTGGAACGGTTTCTGTTAGCAACACTGCATGAGCAAAGTGCAGATGAAATGGTCGTAGCGGCGATAGACAAAATCAACCGTACAAAAGGAAATATCAGGATAAAAGAGCTGATCAAGGAAATGTATATCAGCCAGGACGCTTTCGAGAAGCGATTCAGAAAGGCTACCGGCGCCTCACCGAAACAGTTTGCGCATATCGTAAAAATGAAATCGGCCATCTCCCTATACACAGCAGTCCCCTCCCTATTAGACCTTGCGTTTGAGCATGGATATTATGATCAACCTCACTTTAACAGAGACTTCAAACGCTTTACCGGTCAAACCCCTACAGACTTCTTCCGGGCTTCCTCCTATTGGTAA
- a CDS encoding efflux RND transporter periplasmic adaptor subunit: MKPFVTFKHTPKLSAALIAVALTIIAYSCGTSSAAETPAGTEAPALPVVQLKAMPASSFREYTSAIEGKVNVEIRPQVDGYLDKIFVDEGAYVKQGQPLFRINDRPYQEQYSNAKANLEASKANLEKAKLEVDRLTPLVENNVVSDVQLKTAQAAYSAAKAAVAQAQSSVGNAGINVGYTLISAPVSGYIGRIPLKIGSLVGRGETQALTVISDVKEVYAYFSMSEVDFLHFKNDIAGETIAEKIKHLPPVELVLADGSVYTAKGKIETVEGQFDKTMGAISFRAAFPNEQGLLRSGSTGKVRIPQEFPSTVVVPQEATFELQDKVFVFAVGDSNKVVSKPLSIAGKTTGYYFVNNSLKDGERIVFSGLGRLRDGAVITPQPVQLDSLLKSKPL; encoded by the coding sequence ATGAAACCATTTGTAACTTTTAAACACACACCTAAGTTGTCTGCAGCACTTATCGCCGTAGCACTTACGATCATAGCATATAGCTGCGGCACGTCCTCAGCAGCAGAAACTCCCGCAGGAACCGAAGCGCCGGCCCTACCGGTAGTACAGCTGAAAGCCATGCCAGCCAGCAGTTTCCGCGAATATACCTCGGCCATCGAAGGCAAGGTGAACGTGGAGATCCGCCCACAGGTAGACGGCTATCTTGACAAGATCTTTGTAGATGAAGGCGCCTATGTGAAACAGGGACAACCTTTATTCCGCATCAACGATCGTCCGTACCAGGAACAATACAGCAACGCCAAAGCGAACCTGGAAGCCTCTAAAGCGAACCTGGAAAAAGCGAAGTTGGAAGTTGACCGCCTTACACCGCTGGTAGAAAACAACGTGGTAAGTGACGTGCAGCTTAAAACCGCTCAGGCAGCCTATTCTGCCGCCAAAGCCGCAGTGGCGCAGGCACAGAGCAGCGTAGGTAATGCAGGTATCAATGTAGGTTATACGCTGATTTCCGCTCCTGTAAGCGGTTATATTGGTCGTATACCATTGAAGATCGGCAGCCTGGTGGGCAGAGGAGAAACACAAGCCCTGACTGTGATCTCCGATGTGAAAGAAGTATATGCGTACTTCTCTATGAGCGAAGTAGATTTCCTGCACTTCAAAAACGATATCGCCGGCGAAACCATTGCTGAAAAAATTAAACACCTGCCGCCGGTAGAACTCGTGCTGGCCGACGGTTCGGTATATACCGCGAAAGGTAAGATCGAGACAGTGGAAGGCCAGTTCGATAAAACCATGGGCGCGATCAGCTTCCGTGCGGCTTTCCCGAACGAGCAGGGTTTACTGCGCTCCGGTTCTACCGGCAAGGTGCGTATTCCGCAGGAGTTTCCGTCTACTGTAGTAGTACCACAGGAAGCGACGTTTGAACTGCAGGATAAAGTGTTTGTGTTCGCCGTGGGCGACAGCAACAAGGTTGTGAGCAAACCTTTATCTATCGCAGGTAAAACCACTGGTTACTACTTCGTCAATAACAGCCTGAAAGATGGCGAGCGTATCGTGTTCAGCGGATTGGGCCGCCTGCGCGATGGTGCTGTCATCACGCCACAACCTGTACAATTAGATAGCCTGCTGAAGTCCAAACCGCTTTAA
- a CDS encoding efflux transporter outer membrane subunit, with product MTKYIHLILLAAGLSACTVGRNYQRPEVALPATFAQQPATDTTIGNAAWKQFFQDPALQQLLEATVKGNFDLQIALTRIDEAQAYLKQSKAAFFPSVGLNATANTSIPSKNSLNGVSLENFLKTTHIEDFTLGVGLSWEIDVWGRLRRQKEAALATYLQSYEGAKAVQTGLVASVASGYFNLLMLDAQLRVANRNVALSDTIVRMISMQKTAGQVTELAVQQAISQKQSAESLVPQLQQAITIQENALHMLAGELPGGVIARSASLEQVQLWDSLYTGIPASVTANRPDVKATELALQAANANVGVAQASMYPKLSITASGGLNALKASDWFSVPSSLFGTVAGNIAQPIFQQRQLKTQYEVAKVQREQAVISFRQSVVNAVREVSDALVSADKLKEQQRIADAQVQTTNKSVSQARMLFQSGLANYLEVITAQGNTLQAELNQADVKRRQLAATVELYRALGGGWK from the coding sequence ATGACAAAGTATATTCATTTGATATTGCTGGCAGCGGGACTATCCGCCTGTACCGTAGGTCGCAACTACCAGCGGCCGGAAGTGGCGCTGCCGGCAACTTTTGCGCAGCAGCCGGCAACAGATACCACCATCGGTAACGCCGCCTGGAAACAATTCTTCCAGGACCCGGCCCTGCAGCAATTACTCGAAGCTACTGTAAAAGGCAACTTCGATCTGCAGATCGCACTCACCCGCATCGACGAAGCCCAGGCTTACCTGAAGCAGTCGAAAGCCGCGTTCTTCCCCTCGGTGGGCCTTAATGCCACGGCAAATACATCGATCCCCTCCAAGAACAGCCTGAACGGCGTGAGCCTGGAGAACTTCCTTAAAACCACCCACATCGAAGATTTCACATTGGGCGTGGGTTTAAGCTGGGAGATAGATGTGTGGGGCCGTTTGAGAAGGCAAAAAGAAGCCGCACTGGCCACCTATCTGCAATCGTACGAGGGTGCTAAAGCCGTACAAACCGGCCTGGTAGCCAGTGTTGCCAGCGGTTATTTTAACCTCTTAATGCTGGATGCGCAGCTGCGAGTGGCCAACCGCAACGTAGCGCTCAGCGATACCATCGTAAGGATGATCAGCATGCAGAAAACCGCCGGGCAAGTAACAGAACTGGCCGTACAGCAGGCCATCTCGCAGAAGCAGTCTGCCGAATCTTTGGTGCCCCAGTTGCAACAGGCCATCACCATCCAGGAGAATGCCTTACACATGCTGGCTGGCGAACTGCCTGGCGGCGTAATTGCCCGTAGCGCTTCGCTGGAGCAGGTGCAGTTGTGGGATAGTTTGTACACCGGCATTCCTGCCAGCGTAACCGCCAACAGGCCCGACGTAAAAGCGACGGAGCTGGCGTTACAGGCGGCCAATGCGAACGTAGGCGTGGCCCAGGCGAGCATGTACCCGAAGCTGAGCATCACGGCCAGCGGTGGCCTCAATGCCCTTAAGGCCAGTGATTGGTTCAGCGTACCAAGTTCTTTGTTCGGTACCGTGGCAGGCAACATTGCCCAGCCCATCTTCCAGCAAAGACAGCTGAAAACCCAGTACGAAGTGGCTAAGGTGCAGCGCGAACAGGCGGTGATCAGCTTCAGGCAGTCGGTGGTAAACGCCGTGCGTGAAGTGAGCGACGCCCTGGTAAGTGCCGATAAATTGAAAGAACAACAGCGCATCGCCGATGCCCAGGTGCAGACCACCAACAAGTCTGTATCCCAGGCCCGCATGCTGTTCCAGAGCGGTCTCGCGAATTACCTGGAAGTGATTACTGCGCAGGGCAACACCCTGCAGGCGGAATTGAACCAGGCAGACGTGAAACGCAGGCAGCTGGCAGCTACGGTAGAACTTTACCGCGCACTCGGTGGCGGCTGGAAATAA
- a CDS encoding efflux RND transporter permease subunit → MLRKFIERPVLATVVSIILVLLGTLSLISLPVAQFPDIAPPSVAVTALYPGANAEVVARSVATPLEEAVNGVENMTYMTSTSNNDGTMSLNVYFKLGTDPDLAAVNVQNRVAKATNLMPIEVVQAGISTQKQQNSMIMVVNLMAKDSSYDETFLQNYAKINIIPELQRVPGVGQVQVFGGKDYSMRIWLNPDRLSANSMSPQEVLAAIRDQNLEAAPGRFGESSGESFEYIIKYKGKLNKNDQYENIILKANADGSVLRLKDVARVELGSFSYGTQTHINQKEGIGIAIFQTAGSNANDIQTEIQRLMEKAKTQLPNGVEQAIIYSTKEYLDQSIDQVKHTLVEAFILVFIVVFIFLQDFRSTLIPAIAVPVAIIGTFFFMQVFGFSINLLTLFALVLAIGIVVDDAIVVVEAVHSKMERVNMSAKDATIESMSEISGAIISITLVMSAVFLPVGFMQGPVGVFYRQFAFTLAIAILISALNALTLSPALCALFLKNPHHEEEGKTHAKNGKVHLVTQGFGARFFKYFNAAFNAMTAKYMRSVQFLVRRKWIAISGLVLITLATAWMVKNTPTGFIPSEDQSFFVYAVNMPPGSSLDRTKEVIHQVDSIVQKKQGVYLNLSVAGLNLLTNSNSSAYAVGFAKMKPHAERGDIKDMDAILAHMNGELAKVSKASIFLFTMPTVPGFSNVDGFEVILQDRTAGELGKLGETAYGFIGELMKRPEIAFAFTTFNTGNPQYSVEVDEQKAKQLGVSVSELLSTLQVYYGSTFASDFNRFGKYYRVIMQADVMYRAEPSSMDNIFVKNNLGEMVPANALVTLKKVYGPETVTRNNLFNAVTINGQPKPGYSTGDAIKAVNEVAAQYLPRGYTHEWVGMTKGEIDAGGQATVIFLLCLVFVYFLLAAQYESYILPFSVILTIPTGIFGVFAFIRMAGIENNIYVQVGLIMLIGLLAKNAILIVEYAVQRRRQGMGLLNAALQAAQLRLRPIIMTSLAFIVGLIPLMRATGASAKGNQSISIGAAGGMLSGVILGLFIIPVLYIIFQYLQEKVSGKKPVPTNLQNV, encoded by the coding sequence ATGTTAAGAAAATTCATAGAACGGCCAGTGCTTGCGACAGTAGTATCCATCATCCTGGTACTACTCGGCACCCTGTCTCTCATATCACTGCCCGTGGCGCAGTTCCCGGATATTGCCCCGCCCAGCGTGGCAGTTACGGCCCTGTACCCCGGTGCAAACGCCGAAGTAGTGGCCCGCTCCGTGGCTACCCCGCTGGAAGAAGCGGTAAACGGGGTGGAGAACATGACTTACATGACCTCCACTTCCAATAATGACGGCACCATGTCGCTCAACGTATACTTTAAGCTGGGCACCGATCCCGACCTGGCTGCGGTAAACGTGCAGAACCGCGTCGCGAAGGCGACCAACCTGATGCCCATCGAGGTGGTACAGGCGGGTATATCCACGCAGAAGCAGCAGAACAGTATGATCATGGTGGTGAACCTGATGGCGAAAGACAGCAGCTACGACGAAACGTTTTTGCAGAACTACGCCAAGATCAACATCATTCCTGAGCTGCAACGTGTGCCCGGTGTAGGACAGGTGCAGGTGTTTGGTGGTAAAGATTACTCCATGCGCATCTGGCTGAACCCTGATAGGTTATCTGCCAACAGCATGTCGCCCCAGGAAGTATTGGCCGCCATCCGCGATCAGAACCTGGAAGCTGCGCCTGGCCGTTTCGGTGAGAGCAGTGGTGAGTCCTTCGAGTACATCATCAAATACAAAGGAAAACTCAATAAGAACGATCAATACGAAAACATCATCCTGAAAGCGAATGCCGACGGATCGGTGCTACGCCTGAAAGATGTGGCGCGTGTGGAACTGGGCTCATTCAGCTACGGTACGCAAACCCACATCAACCAGAAAGAAGGTATTGGTATCGCGATCTTCCAGACCGCAGGCTCAAATGCAAACGACATCCAGACCGAGATACAGCGCCTGATGGAGAAAGCGAAAACGCAGCTGCCTAACGGTGTGGAGCAGGCGATCATCTATTCTACCAAAGAATACCTCGATCAGTCTATCGACCAGGTAAAACACACCCTGGTAGAGGCTTTCATCCTCGTGTTTATCGTAGTGTTCATCTTCCTGCAAGACTTCCGTTCCACGCTCATCCCGGCGATAGCCGTGCCTGTGGCGATTATCGGTACGTTCTTTTTTATGCAGGTGTTTGGCTTCTCGATCAACCTGCTTACCCTCTTCGCACTCGTACTGGCTATTGGTATCGTGGTGGATGATGCGATCGTGGTGGTGGAGGCCGTGCACTCGAAGATGGAGCGCGTTAATATGAGTGCGAAAGATGCGACGATCGAATCGATGAGTGAAATATCCGGTGCGATCATATCCATCACCCTCGTAATGTCTGCGGTGTTCCTGCCGGTAGGCTTTATGCAAGGCCCCGTGGGCGTGTTCTACCGCCAGTTCGCCTTCACCCTGGCCATCGCGATCCTGATCTCGGCCCTGAACGCATTGACGCTGAGCCCTGCCCTGTGTGCACTGTTCCTCAAGAACCCGCATCACGAAGAAGAAGGTAAAACCCATGCGAAGAACGGCAAAGTACACCTGGTAACGCAAGGATTCGGCGCCCGTTTCTTCAAATACTTTAACGCCGCCTTTAACGCGATGACCGCGAAATACATGCGCAGTGTGCAATTCCTGGTGAGAAGGAAATGGATCGCTATTTCCGGCCTCGTACTCATTACCCTGGCTACCGCCTGGATGGTGAAGAATACACCTACTGGTTTTATACCATCTGAAGACCAAAGCTTCTTCGTATACGCCGTGAACATGCCTCCCGGCTCTTCCCTGGACCGTACGAAAGAAGTGATTCACCAGGTGGATAGCATCGTGCAGAAAAAGCAGGGTGTTTACCTGAACCTGAGCGTGGCCGGCCTGAACCTGCTCACCAACTCGAACAGCTCTGCCTACGCAGTAGGTTTTGCGAAAATGAAACCGCATGCCGAGCGTGGCGATATTAAAGATATGGACGCTATTCTCGCACACATGAACGGGGAATTGGCGAAAGTGAGCAAAGCAAGCATCTTCCTGTTCACCATGCCTACCGTACCAGGTTTCAGTAACGTAGATGGTTTTGAAGTGATCCTGCAGGACCGTACCGCTGGTGAACTGGGTAAACTGGGCGAAACCGCCTACGGCTTCATTGGGGAACTGATGAAACGTCCGGAGATCGCGTTTGCCTTTACCACTTTCAATACCGGCAACCCGCAATACTCCGTGGAAGTTGACGAGCAGAAGGCAAAACAATTAGGCGTGTCCGTGAGCGAATTGCTCTCCACCTTACAGGTGTATTACGGTAGCACCTTTGCTTCTGACTTCAACCGCTTTGGTAAATACTACCGCGTAATCATGCAGGCCGACGTGATGTACCGCGCCGAACCTTCTTCGATGGATAACATCTTTGTAAAGAACAATCTCGGTGAAATGGTGCCTGCAAACGCACTGGTAACGCTGAAGAAAGTATATGGTCCGGAAACCGTAACCCGTAACAACCTGTTTAACGCCGTTACGATCAACGGTCAGCCCAAACCAGGCTACAGTACCGGTGATGCGATCAAAGCCGTGAACGAAGTAGCAGCGCAATATCTGCCACGTGGTTACACCCATGAGTGGGTGGGTATGACCAAAGGGGAAATTGATGCGGGCGGACAAGCGACCGTGATCTTCCTGCTGTGTCTTGTGTTCGTATACTTCCTGCTGGCAGCGCAGTATGAGAGCTACATCCTGCCATTCTCTGTGATCCTTACCATTCCTACCGGTATCTTCGGCGTGTTTGCCTTTATCCGCATGGCTGGTATTGAGAACAACATTTATGTGCAGGTAGGTTTGATCATGCTGATAGGTTTGCTGGCCAAGAACGCCATCCTGATCGTGGAGTATGCCGTACAAAGGCGCCGCCAGGGGATGGGACTGCTGAACGCAGCGTTACAGGCAGCGCAGTTACGTCTGCGGCCGATCATCATGACCTCGCTCGCCTTCATCGTGGGTTTGATCCCTTTGATGCGTGCCACCGGGGCCTCCGCGAAAGGTAACCAGAGCATCAGTATCGGTGCGGCCGGCGGTATGTTGTCGGGCGTTATCCTGGGACTGTTTATCATCCCGGTATTGTATATCATCTTCCAGTATTTACAGGAGAAAGTGAGTGGAAAGAAACCCGTGCCGACGAACCTCCAAAATGTTTAA